The Knoellia sp. S7-12 region CCATCGAGGCGTGACCCGACCGACTCGAGCGCGCCGTCGGCATCGACCCCGAAGTCGTCGAAAGCGGTCGACACCTCGCGAAGGACCGAGGCGATCCCGGCGAGGAAGTTCTGGCTCGGGCTGGCGCGGTCCGGGTCATCCAGGTTGTCGCGCAGCGTTCGGACCAGACCACTCACGTGCCATGTGGCTCGGCGGAGTCCTTCAACCGTCTCGCCATAGCCGTCCCACGCAGGCGCGAGCTTGTGGATCTGGTCGCGGGGGTTGAGCTTCTGGCTCTCGCGGCCCAGCTCGATGAGGTCGACGACCTCCTCGGCTTCGACATGAAGCCTGTCAGCGGTGTCACGCCATCCGTCGAGGGCGTCCTTCCCCCAGTCACCGGTCAGTCCTTCGGCGACCTCGTCGAGCAGCCCGCGCACCCGCCGCGTGTAGTCGAGCACCCGCTGACGAGGACCTTCCACGTGGAGCGGGGCGAGAACCACGATGTTGACGACGACGCCGATGACGCCCCCGACGAGGGTTTCGAGCATCGTCAGGGCGGTGAAGTCCTCGCTCGTCCCGCCCGCGGTGAGGAGCGAGAGCAACGCCATCGACGGCACCTGGATCCCGTG contains the following coding sequences:
- a CDS encoding aromatic acid exporter family protein produces the protein MPWLSRDDTLMIIKATMATVIAWVVADRVMGSATPYYAPLAALLVVDKTIVRSLGASVRRIFAVGLGMGLAWLVGTTLGLTWWSMGIVILGALVIGRWRRLGDHGIQVPSMALLSLLTAGGTSEDFTALTMLETLVGGVIGVVVNIVVLAPLHVEGPRQRVLDYTRRVRGLLDEVAEGLTGDWGKDALDGWRDTADRLHVEAEEVVDLIELGRESQKLNPRDQIHKLAPAWDGYGETVEGLRRATWHVSGLVRTLRDNLDDPDRASPSQNFLAGIASVLREVSTAFDDFGVDADGALESVGSRLDGAVAQLDELTTLLHETPLDDPRAWPVHGALLHDCQRLVAELRTRAGGAVIPPTD